CCGGGCAGGGCGGAGTCGGCACGGATCCCGTTCCAGCAGACCGTGATCCTGCAGAACCAGCTCCTCGGCTGAGACCGGGTCCGGGACGGGTGGGCCGGGCGGTGGTCACGCCGTTCGGCCCCCACCTGGACGAGAAGGCCGGGTCTCCACCCATTAGGCTGGACCCGGCCCTGTACTGCCGCCATACCGCACATTCCGAGGAGCCCCCGTGCTTGAGGCATTCTTCTCCGCCCTGCTCATCCTGGTCTGCGTCGGCGTGCTCGCCTTCACGGCCGTCGCCGTGAAGAAGCTGTACCAGGGCCAGCGCTGACCCTCGCCGTACCCGATCGTTCCGCCCCCTCACAGATCGTCTGAGCCGCTCATGATCGAGATTCCGTCCGACCTCAACCCGGACCTCGTCCCGCTGGCCTTCCTCATCGGCAAGTGGGCGGGCGCGGGCGTGTCCGACTTCCCCGGCGCCGAGAAGTGCAACTTCGGCCAGGAGGTCACGTTCAGCCACGACGGCCGTGACTTCCTGGAGTACGTCTCCCACACCTGGGTCCTGGACGCCGACGGCAACCAGGTCCGCCCGCTGGAGTCGGAGTCCGGCTACTGGCGCATCGACAAGGACCGCAAGGTCGAGGTCGTCATGGTCCGCGACCAGGGCGTCGTCGAGATCTGGTACGGCGAGCTGGCCGACCAGAAGCCGCAGATCGACCTGGTCACCGACGCCGTGGCCCGCACCGCGGCCTCCGGCCCGTACACCGGTGGGAAGCGCCTGTACGGGTATGTGAAGAGCGACCTGATGTGGGTCGGCGAGAAGGCGACCCCCGAGGTGGAGCTGCGCCCGTACATGTCGGCGCACCTGAAGAAGGTCGTCACCCCCGAAGAGGTCGCCGAGATGGCGCGGAACCTCGAGGACATGCCCGACGACGGCATCGCGTTCTTCAAGTAGAGGGTCCCTCCGGAAGAGTCCTGCCGGTCGGTGCCCGCCCCGCCCTACACTGGGCCTGTGGTGAGCACCGACTGGAAGACCGATCTACGGCAGCGCGGATACCGGCTGACGCCCCAGCGCCAGCTCGTCCTGGAGGCCGTCGACACCCTGGAGCACGCGACTCCGGACGACATCCTGTGCGAGGTCCGCAAGACCGCGTCCGGGGTGAACATCTCCACGGTGTACCGGACCCTGGAGCTCCTGGAGGAGCTCGGGCTGGTGAGCCACGCGCACCTCGGGCACGGCGCCCCGACGTACCACCTCGCCGACCGGCACCACCACATCCATCTGGTCTGCCGGGACTGCAAGGACGTCATCGAGGCGGACCTCTCCGTCGTCGCCGAGTTCACCGAGAAGCTCCGCGCCGACTTCGGCTTCGAGACCGATATGAAGCACTTCGCGATCTTCGGCCGCTGCGCGTCCTGCACGGCCGCGAGGGACGGCGCGGGGACCGGCGGGCCCAAGTCGTAGGCTGGGCGGTATGAAGAGCCCCCTGCTGTCCCTGCCCGGCGCCGTCGCCGCCGAGGGCCGCGACGAAGGAGTCGCCGGACACTACGGCGACCTGTTCCGCGAGCAACGCGCCCTCGCCGACGGCAACGGCCTCGTCGACCTCTCCCACCGCGGTGTCGTCACCGTCAGCGGTGACGACCGGCTGAGCTGGCTGCACCTGCTGCTCACCCAGCACGTCAGCGACCTCGCCCCGCACCAGGCCACCGAGGCCCTGATCCTCTCCGCCAACGGGCACATCGAACACGCCATGTACCTCGTCGACGACGGGACGACGGTGTGGATGCACGTGGAGCCCGGCACCCAGGGCGATCTCATCGCCTACCTGGAGTCGATGAAGTTCTTCTACCGGGTCGAGGTCGCCGACCGGACCGAGGACATCGCCGTCGTGCACCTCCCGGCCGGTTCCATCGCGCAGGTCCCGGAGGGCGTGGCCGTACGGGAGACCGCGCAGGGCCGGGACGTGTTCCTGCCGCGCGCCGACCTGGAGGCGTACGCCGCCGCCAACGGCCCGGCCGTCGGGATCCTGGCGTACGAGGCGCTGCGCGTCGAGGCGCACCGGCCGCGCGTCGGCTTCGAGACCGACCACCGCACCATCCCGCACGAGCTGGGCTGGATCGGCACCGCCGTCCACCTCCAGAAGGGGTGCTACCGGGGTCAGGAGACCGTCGCCCGCGTCCACAACCTGGGGAAGCCGCCGCGCCGGCTGGTCTTCCTGCACCTGGACGGCAGCGAGGTGCACCTGCCCGGCCACGGGACGCCCGTACGGCTGGCCGCCGACGGCGAGGAGGGCCGGCAGCTCGGCTTCATCACCACCTCGGCCCGCCACCACGAGCTGGGCCCGATCGCCCTGGCCCTGGTCAAGCGGAACGTGGCGGTGGACGCCGAGCTGATCGCCGGCGACACGGCGGCGGCCCAGGAGACGGTCGTGGAGCCGTAGCCACCGGAGCCGTGGGCCTCGCACCTCGACGAGCCCGGAGCCGTACGGCCTCACACCTCGATGATCACCGTGAACGGGCCGTGGTTCGTGAGCGAGACCCGCATGTCCGCTCCGAACCGGCCCGTCGCCACCTCCGCGCCCAGCGCCCTCAACTGGGCCACCACCTCGTCCACCAGCGGTTCGGCCACCTCGCCGGGTGCCGCGGCGTTCCAGGTGGGGCGGCGGCCCTTGCGGGCGTCCCCGTAGAGAGTGAACTGCGAAATCACCAGGAGAGGGGCATTCACATCCGAACAGGACTTCTCGCCCTCCAGGATGCGGACGGACCAGAGCTTGCGGGCCAGTTGGGCCGCCTTCTCCGGGGTGTCCCCGTGAGTGACTCCGACCAGCACACACAGGCCTTCGCCGATGATCTCGCCGACCACACCGCTCGCGGCCGTCCCGCCGTCCGTCCCGGCCACCGAGACGGTGGCGCCGTCCACTCGCTGTACCACTGCACGCATACAGACCAACCTATCTTGGGCTGAACGGGTACAGAGTGTGGGCGGGGACACCTTGCAGGGTGGCACGATGCACGATGGCGGTGTGCCGACGCACCGGTCGAGGGGACGGAACAGCATGAGTACCTATGGAGCCGGACAATCTCCCGGGCCGGGAGCTGGCGGCAGCGCCCGTACCAGCACCCTGCACCCACCCGTACGGCCTCTGCTGCCCGGGCTCGCGTCCGTGCCGGAGCAGGGCGGCGGCGAGGCCGGGTGCGGCGGGCTGCGGCTGCCGGAGCTGCGGACGCTGCGCCGGGACGCGCAGCGGGACGAGGCCGACCTCAGTTACGTACGCCGGCTGGTCCAGGGCCGGATCGACATCCTCCGCGCCGAGCTGGCCCGCCGGCGGGACCCGCAGGCGCCGGTGCCCGAGACCCCGGTGGTGGACCGGCTCTCGGAGATCCTGGCCGACGCCCCGTCCCGGCACCGCACCTCCGCCCGGCACGTCACGCTGACGACGCCGCGCGGTGACGAGTTCCGGCAGCTCGCCGCCGAGAACCTGGCCGAGGTGGAGCTCTCCGACCTGGCCGCCCGGACGGACGAGGAGCTGCACGACGCGATGGGCCGGCTGGTCCGCTACGAGCAGCAGGTCTCCCGCCGCCGCCATGAGCTCCAGCGCACGACGGACGATTGCAGCGCGGAGATCGCCCGCAGGTACCGTGACGGGGAAGCCCAAGTGGACGACCTGCTCGCCTGAAGCGACCCTTCCGGACGGCGGGTCCCGCACCCCGCCCGTCCGGCCGATCCTTCCGGGCGGCGGGTCTCCGCACACCCGTCTGTACCGACCCGTACCGACCGTCTCCGGAAGGCCACCATGACGTCCACCGACGCCTC
This DNA window, taken from Streptomyces griseus subsp. griseus, encodes the following:
- a CDS encoding FABP family protein; protein product: MIEIPSDLNPDLVPLAFLIGKWAGAGVSDFPGAEKCNFGQEVTFSHDGRDFLEYVSHTWVLDADGNQVRPLESESGYWRIDKDRKVEVVMVRDQGVVEIWYGELADQKPQIDLVTDAVARTAASGPYTGGKRLYGYVKSDLMWVGEKATPEVELRPYMSAHLKKVVTPEEVAEMARNLEDMPDDGIAFFK
- a CDS encoding Fur family transcriptional regulator, producing MVSTDWKTDLRQRGYRLTPQRQLVLEAVDTLEHATPDDILCEVRKTASGVNISTVYRTLELLEELGLVSHAHLGHGAPTYHLADRHHHIHLVCRDCKDVIEADLSVVAEFTEKLRADFGFETDMKHFAIFGRCASCTAARDGAGTGGPKS
- a CDS encoding YgfZ/GcvT domain-containing protein, whose amino-acid sequence is MKSPLLSLPGAVAAEGRDEGVAGHYGDLFREQRALADGNGLVDLSHRGVVTVSGDDRLSWLHLLLTQHVSDLAPHQATEALILSANGHIEHAMYLVDDGTTVWMHVEPGTQGDLIAYLESMKFFYRVEVADRTEDIAVVHLPAGSIAQVPEGVAVRETAQGRDVFLPRADLEAYAAANGPAVGILAYEALRVEAHRPRVGFETDHRTIPHELGWIGTAVHLQKGCYRGQETVARVHNLGKPPRRLVFLHLDGSEVHLPGHGTPVRLAADGEEGRQLGFITTSARHHELGPIALALVKRNVAVDAELIAGDTAAAQETVVEP
- the dtd gene encoding D-aminoacyl-tRNA deacylase; its protein translation is MRAVVQRVDGATVSVAGTDGGTAASGVVGEIIGEGLCVLVGVTHGDTPEKAAQLARKLWSVRILEGEKSCSDVNAPLLVISQFTLYGDARKGRRPTWNAAAPGEVAEPLVDEVVAQLRALGAEVATGRFGADMRVSLTNHGPFTVIIEV
- a CDS encoding ABC transporter substrate-binding protein, producing the protein MPEQGGGEAGCGGLRLPELRTLRRDAQRDEADLSYVRRLVQGRIDILRAELARRRDPQAPVPETPVVDRLSEILADAPSRHRTSARHVTLTTPRGDEFRQLAAENLAEVELSDLAARTDEELHDAMGRLVRYEQQVSRRRHELQRTTDDCSAEIARRYRDGEAQVDDLLA